Proteins from one Clostridia bacterium genomic window:
- a CDS encoding sugar ABC transporter substrate-binding protein: MSKKLKRTISLILTLVMLTTITAGCGSSETSKPAEAEKEKVTLKFMYFGSTIEKDVIANMVKKYMDTHPNVIIEAIHVPDDNYDTKMSTLVASDTAPDIAYCNEQQTFDYAQQGKILDLNPYFEKDTSIKPEDRFDQGKYYIGSKLIGMNTAMESIMLFYNKETFEKEGIELPPAEVGKAWTWDKFVEVAKKLTVDKNGKHPDDPGFDPENIIQYGCTVSTYWTYFYPFVLSNGGSVASEDGKTPMVDKPEFYEAVQRVADLMNKYHVAPNPAQRKSMPGTVTALQTGQVAMAVAGQWSILDFNASKVPFGIGVLPKINKPVTIGFGAPTVIFASTKHPEEAWDFYKYHNSVETATELFANGLWMPMEKQYYEKQELLDKWVKNDAHPQEYKTAVVDAFLNSSEQPPVYYLKNWGKITETMSAALDSVWMGKESAQSACQKLQEQLTPMIQGRYDEK, encoded by the coding sequence ATGAGTAAAAAACTCAAAAGGACTATCTCATTAATACTCACATTAGTTATGCTCACCACTATTACAGCTGGCTGCGGTAGCAGTGAAACTTCAAAACCCGCAGAGGCAGAAAAGGAAAAGGTGACTTTGAAGTTCATGTATTTCGGATCTACCATTGAGAAGGATGTAATTGCAAATATGGTAAAAAAATATATGGACACACACCCCAATGTTATTATTGAGGCAATTCACGTTCCTGATGATAATTATGATACAAAAATGTCCACACTGGTAGCCAGCGATACAGCCCCGGACATAGCATACTGCAATGAGCAGCAGACCTTTGATTACGCCCAGCAGGGAAAAATTCTCGACCTGAATCCTTATTTTGAAAAGGACACAAGCATAAAGCCTGAAGACAGATTTGACCAAGGCAAATATTATATCGGCAGCAAGCTTATTGGTATGAATACAGCAATGGAATCTATAATGCTTTTCTACAACAAGGAAACTTTTGAAAAGGAAGGCATAGAGCTTCCTCCTGCTGAAGTCGGTAAAGCCTGGACCTGGGACAAATTTGTTGAAGTAGCAAAAAAACTTACAGTGGACAAGAATGGCAAGCATCCTGATGATCCCGGCTTTGATCCTGAAAATATAATACAGTACGGATGTACCGTCAGTACATATTGGACATACTTCTATCCCTTTGTTCTTAGTAATGGCGGCAGTGTTGCAAGTGAAGACGGCAAAACTCCTATGGTTGACAAGCCGGAGTTCTATGAAGCTGTGCAAAGGGTAGCAGATCTTATGAACAAATACCATGTGGCACCGAACCCTGCTCAGAGAAAAAGCATGCCCGGTACAGTTACTGCCCTTCAGACAGGTCAGGTAGCTATGGCTGTAGCTGGTCAATGGTCAATCCTTGATTTCAACGCATCCAAGGTGCCTTTTGGGATAGGTGTACTTCCAAAGATCAATAAGCCTGTTACTATCGGTTTTGGAGCACCTACGGTAATATTTGCATCTACCAAGCATCCTGAAGAGGCATGGGATTTCTACAAGTATCACAACTCGGTTGAAACAGCAACGGAATTGTTTGCAAACGGTCTTTGGATGCCGATGGAGAAGCAGTATTATGAGAAGCAAGAGCTTTTGGACAAGTGGGTGAAAAATGATGCACATCCCCAGGAATATAAAACTGCTGTTGTAGATGCATTTTTAAATTCATCAGAACAGCCTCCAGTATACTACCTGAAGAACTGGGGTAAGATTACCGAAACCATGTCAGCAGCACTTGATTCTGTCTGGATGGGTAAGGAATCTGCGCAAAGTGCCTGTCAAAAGCTTCAGGAGCAGCTTACCCCTATGATACAAGGAAGATATGACGAAAAATAA
- a CDS encoding sugar ABC transporter permease → MSKNTAYYNKKEARWGIIFALPAILGFFLWTAGPMIASLLISLTDWKIGGTPNFIGIDNYIHMFTNDPLFPKSIWATLYFALGSVPLILIFSFLVAILLNQKVRFMPFFRTVFYMPSIAPVIASSVLWMWLFNPDFGLLNNALQAVGLHKLMWIYDENQVIPSLIMMNLWGMGNTMIIFLAGLQGIPEYLYEAVDIDGGNWWDKFRIVTIPMMSPTIFFNMVMLIIDNMQVFSKAYVMTDGGPNNSSLFYVFYLYRTAFTHSEFGYASALAWILFIIILILTIIVFKTSNKWIYYEGGSK, encoded by the coding sequence ATGTCCAAAAATACGGCATACTACAACAAAAAAGAAGCAAGATGGGGCATAATTTTTGCTCTTCCTGCAATTCTGGGTTTTTTTCTATGGACTGCAGGACCTATGATTGCAAGCCTATTAATAAGCCTTACTGACTGGAAGATAGGCGGAACACCTAACTTTATAGGCATTGACAACTACATACATATGTTTACAAATGATCCGCTTTTTCCAAAGTCAATTTGGGCAACACTTTACTTCGCCTTGGGCAGTGTCCCGCTTATATTGATTTTTTCCTTTCTGGTAGCGATATTATTGAATCAGAAAGTAAGATTTATGCCGTTTTTCCGAACGGTTTTCTATATGCCTTCTATAGCTCCTGTTATCGCAAGCTCTGTCCTCTGGATGTGGCTTTTTAATCCTGATTTCGGATTGCTTAACAATGCTCTTCAAGCTGTGGGACTGCATAAGCTTATGTGGATATATGATGAAAACCAGGTCATACCCTCTCTCATAATGATGAACCTGTGGGGTATGGGAAATACCATGATAATATTTCTTGCAGGACTTCAGGGCATACCGGAATATCTGTATGAGGCTGTGGATATAGACGGCGGGAATTGGTGGGATAAGTTCAGAATAGTAACCATACCGATGATGAGTCCCACTATATTTTTCAACATGGTAATGCTTATAATCGATAATATGCAGGTGTTTAGCAAGGCTTATGTAATGACTGACGGAGGACCGAACAATTCCAGCCTTTTTTATGTGTTTTATCTCTACAGGACAGCGTTTACTCATTCTGAATTCGGATATGCAAGTGCACTTGCTTGGATACTATTTATTATTATTCTTATTCTTACCATTATTGTGTTCAAGACTTCAAATAAATGGATTTATTATGAGGGGGGAAGCAAATAG
- a CDS encoding TIGR00300 family protein — protein sequence MKNNDDYTASVILKEAIMDKYVPDDFYSTTNHTTMIFSGGSWITVQNQRMDAIIVVNGSGACCKKLRDIKKGDWLVCGDAGVRVLDQVDGGDKESFGFMNNCVSSERRNELIISELAESIINNNKKVILVLGPVVVHTGGDAYLRELIREGYVSSILAGNAVAVHDIEKSLYGTSLGVCAKSGRSVQQGYRNHMRAINQVNRYGSIKGAVDAGEINSGIMYECVKHSIPFVLAGSLRDDGPLPDTITDMIKAQEAYSKHLINSDIVIVLGSMLHGIASGNMLPASVEMVCVDINPAVVTKLSDRGSSQAAGIVTDVGLFLNLLVKELKEKQLLQVV from the coding sequence ATGAAGAATAATGATGATTACACAGCTTCGGTAATACTTAAAGAAGCGATTATGGATAAATATGTACCCGATGATTTTTACTCAACAACCAATCATACTACAATGATATTCAGTGGTGGAAGCTGGATAACGGTTCAAAACCAGAGGATGGATGCAATAATAGTTGTGAATGGGAGTGGAGCATGCTGCAAGAAGCTGCGTGACATAAAAAAAGGAGATTGGCTGGTCTGCGGAGATGCAGGAGTTAGGGTGTTGGATCAGGTGGACGGCGGAGATAAGGAGAGTTTTGGTTTCATGAACAATTGTGTTTCGTCGGAGAGAAGAAACGAGCTGATTATTAGCGAGCTTGCAGAAAGCATTATCAATAACAATAAGAAGGTCATACTTGTATTAGGCCCTGTTGTGGTACATACAGGAGGAGATGCATATCTTAGGGAGCTTATTCGGGAGGGGTATGTCTCGAGCATACTTGCGGGTAATGCTGTTGCAGTACATGATATTGAAAAGAGTCTTTACGGAACTTCCCTTGGAGTATGTGCGAAATCCGGCAGATCAGTGCAGCAGGGTTACCGCAATCATATGAGGGCTATTAATCAGGTGAACAGGTATGGAAGCATAAAAGGAGCAGTAGATGCAGGGGAAATAAACTCGGGCATCATGTATGAATGTGTTAAGCACAGCATTCCGTTTGTTTTGGCAGGCAGCCTAAGGGATGACGGACCGCTGCCGGATACCATAACAGACATGATAAAGGCACAGGAAGCTTATTCAAAGCATCTTATAAACTCGGACATAGTAATAGTACTAGGCAGCATGCTGCATGGCATAGCTTCCGGAAATATGCTTCCTGCAAGTGTAGAAATGGTATGTGTAGATATAAATCCTGCGGTTGTGACCAAGCTGAGCGACAGAGGCAGCAGTCAGGCTGCCGGAATAGTTACGGATGTCGGGTTGTTTTTAAACCTGTTGGTTAAAGAACTAAAAGAAAAACAGCTGCTGCAAGTTGTTTAA
- a CDS encoding acyl-CoA dehydrogenase has translation MNFSLTKEQEMVRKLLKEFSEKVVKPLAAEIDATERFPRETVEKMARFDMMGIPFPKKYGGAGGDNLTYAIAVEELSKVCGTTGVILSAHTSLGAQPIYQYGTEEQKMKYLVPLAKGEKVGAFGLTEPNAGTDSSAQQTVAVLDGDNYILNGSKVFITNGGEADIYIVFAMTDKSKGNKGISAFIVEKDFIGFSIGKKEEKLGIRGSSTTELIFENCIVPKENLLGQENKGFGIAMQTLDGGRIGIAAQALGIAEGALDEAVKYMKERKQFGMPLSSFQGLQWMIADMATRVEAARFLVYNAADKKDKKLTFSTEAAMAKLFAAETAMDVTTKAVQIFGGYGYTRDYPVERMMRDAKITEIYEGTSQVQKMVIAAKVLK, from the coding sequence ATGAACTTTAGCCTGACTAAAGAACAGGAAATGGTTAGGAAGCTTTTAAAGGAGTTCAGTGAAAAGGTCGTGAAGCCGCTGGCGGCAGAAATCGATGCAACTGAAAGATTCCCGCGAGAGACAGTGGAAAAGATGGCACGCTTTGATATGATGGGAATTCCATTCCCTAAAAAGTATGGCGGTGCTGGTGGAGATAATCTGACCTACGCAATTGCGGTTGAAGAGCTGTCAAAGGTATGCGGAACAACCGGTGTAATACTCTCAGCGCATACTTCACTTGGAGCTCAACCAATATATCAGTATGGAACAGAAGAGCAGAAAATGAAATACCTTGTACCCCTTGCCAAGGGTGAAAAGGTTGGTGCGTTTGGTCTTACAGAGCCTAATGCCGGTACTGACTCTTCAGCCCAGCAGACAGTTGCTGTATTGGACGGAGACAACTATATATTGAACGGTTCAAAGGTATTCATAACTAACGGAGGAGAAGCGGATATATATATAGTATTCGCAATGACTGACAAATCAAAAGGAAACAAAGGCATTAGTGCTTTTATAGTAGAAAAGGATTTTATAGGCTTCAGTATAGGCAAAAAGGAAGAAAAGCTTGGCATCAGAGGTTCAAGCACGACAGAGCTTATATTTGAAAACTGTATAGTTCCTAAAGAAAACCTTCTGGGACAAGAAAACAAGGGCTTCGGGATAGCGATGCAGACACTTGATGGCGGAAGAATAGGTATTGCGGCGCAGGCGTTAGGAATTGCTGAAGGTGCTTTAGATGAAGCTGTTAAGTATATGAAGGAAAGAAAGCAATTCGGCATGCCGCTTTCATCCTTCCAGGGCTTGCAGTGGATGATAGCGGATATGGCAACAAGAGTAGAAGCTGCCAGATTCCTTGTATATAATGCTGCTGATAAGAAGGACAAAAAGCTGACCTTCTCCACAGAGGCTGCAATGGCGAAGCTGTTTGCCGCAGAGACTGCAATGGACGTTACTACAAAAGCAGTGCAGATTTTTGGCGGTTATGGATATACAAGAGATTATCCGGTAGAGCGAATGATGAGGGATGCAAAAATAACTGAAATATACGAAGGTACTTCACAGGTACAGAAGATGGTCATTGCTGCGAAGGTACTGAAGTAA
- a CDS encoding beta-L-arabinofuranosidase domain-containing protein — MGDYENSRSVCRAVSFTDVKIHSLFWDRILKTHHEVTIRTVINRCFESKRVENFIKAEKYLQIGLEKPLPKELEFEGRFYDDSDVYKAIEGASYSLLQYADIELEEKLDEIIDSVSSAQWADGYLMTFYTIDPQNKSRRWTDMDRHEMYNGGHLIEAAIAYYRATGKNKLLNVAIRMVEHWISIFGSDKNHWVEGHQEPELALVKLYELTGDRRYLNFSLWLLSERGSGHYISSTRPYIDDKKELFYKSEYAQDHLPVEKQSFVCGHAVRAMYMYSGMADVAKYFNKKDYIAALEKIWENTVHRNMYITGGIGSSSENEGFSDDFDLPNASAYAETCAAIGMVFFNHRMNLLHKDAKYAHIIEKELYNGILAGVSLSGDRFFYANPLEVTGQAFLEGEHKRRQEWYKTSCCPTNIARFIPCISEYIYAEDHGQLYINQYISSTGNIRINDINVNITQKTDYPWNGKIEINFSAEENVSPTLCFRVPDWCEEYSYKYSGKTGPSIHMQKGYVCMDVILEKNSTLSIDFVMTVRKTHMDPRVIEDSGKTALQRGPVIYAFEKADNPLGIDDIYITRFTRFDTIWDSQMLGGIMKLKVSTDGKQWLAIPYYTWDNREPGAMRVFVDEEIDNSRSAIIYNK; from the coding sequence ATGGGGGACTATGAAAATTCCAGAAGTGTATGCAGAGCAGTGTCCTTTACCGATGTGAAAATCCACTCGCTGTTCTGGGACCGAATTTTGAAGACACATCATGAAGTAACTATTCGTACGGTTATCAATCGCTGTTTTGAATCAAAGCGAGTAGAGAACTTCATTAAGGCAGAAAAGTACCTGCAAATAGGCCTGGAAAAGCCTTTACCAAAAGAGTTGGAATTCGAAGGTCGCTTTTATGATGATTCAGATGTATACAAGGCAATTGAAGGAGCATCCTATAGCTTGCTGCAGTATGCCGACATTGAATTGGAAGAAAAGCTTGATGAAATAATTGACTCAGTTTCTTCTGCTCAATGGGCAGACGGATACCTAATGACCTTTTATACCATAGATCCTCAAAATAAAAGCCGACGCTGGACTGACATGGACCGACATGAAATGTATAACGGTGGACATTTGATTGAAGCAGCAATCGCATATTATCGTGCAACAGGCAAAAACAAACTGCTTAATGTGGCTATTAGAATGGTTGAGCACTGGATTAGCATTTTCGGGTCGGATAAAAATCACTGGGTTGAAGGGCATCAAGAGCCGGAGCTGGCATTAGTGAAGCTATATGAACTCACAGGTGATAGAAGGTATCTGAATTTTTCACTCTGGCTGCTTTCAGAAAGGGGTTCCGGACATTATATAAGTTCCACACGTCCTTATATTGACGATAAAAAAGAACTGTTTTATAAAAGTGAATACGCACAGGATCATCTCCCAGTCGAAAAACAATCCTTTGTATGCGGACATGCTGTACGAGCAATGTATATGTATTCAGGAATGGCCGACGTCGCAAAGTATTTCAATAAAAAGGATTATATCGCTGCTCTAGAGAAAATCTGGGAGAATACTGTGCATCGCAACATGTATATAACCGGAGGAATCGGATCAAGCTCGGAAAATGAGGGCTTTTCAGATGATTTTGATTTACCCAATGCTTCAGCTTATGCAGAGACCTGTGCGGCAATCGGCATGGTTTTTTTCAATCATCGTATGAATCTTCTCCATAAAGATGCCAAATACGCCCACATAATCGAAAAGGAATTGTATAACGGTATCTTGGCAGGAGTGTCTTTGAGCGGAGACAGATTTTTCTATGCCAACCCTTTGGAGGTAACCGGTCAAGCCTTCCTGGAGGGTGAACATAAAAGACGTCAGGAATGGTACAAAACCTCCTGCTGTCCCACCAATATCGCCCGATTCATACCCTGCATTTCAGAATATATATATGCAGAAGATCACGGGCAGTTATATATAAACCAATATATCAGTTCAACAGGAAATATCAGAATCAACGACATTAATGTCAACATAACTCAGAAAACTGATTATCCATGGAATGGCAAAATAGAAATAAATTTCTCCGCCGAAGAAAATGTCAGTCCGACTTTATGCTTCAGAGTACCTGATTGGTGCGAAGAGTACTCATATAAGTATAGCGGCAAAACTGGTCCATCAATTCATATGCAAAAGGGTTATGTCTGCATGGATGTAATATTAGAAAAAAACAGCACACTAAGTATCGACTTTGTTATGACAGTCAGAAAGACACATATGGATCCTCGTGTTATAGAAGATTCTGGCAAGACAGCACTCCAGAGAGGACCGGTAATATATGCTTTTGAGAAAGCAGATAACCCTCTTGGAATTGATGATATTTATATAACACGATTCACTCGATTTGATACAATCTGGGATTCTCAAATGCTTGGAGGAATCATGAAACTGAAGGTCAGTACAGATGGAAAACAATGGCTGGCTATTCCTTATTATACCTGGGATAATCGCGAACCAGGTGCCATGAGGGTATTTGTTGATGAGGAAATAGATAATTCCCGATCCGCTATTATATACAACAAATAA
- a CDS encoding beta-L-arabinofuranosidase domain-containing protein has product MNENLNINRPPLSKNKFAKLPLTSVKPKGWLLHQLELQADGFTGHIEEEWEDVGKNNGWLGGSAESWERGPYYCDGLIPLAYLTGDPSLMEKSMKWVEWALHSQNEDGFFGPKGNRDWWPRMIMIKALIQYYEVTEDERVITFLRKFFNYQLKNLENDPLMMWGKMRGAENLLEIYWLYNLTGDRFLLECAGKVRSQAFEWNNFFKEFPYRESTSNYLDFQYFMKYAWDDILNPTELSKAEAEKLFKTFHTSHVVNVAMGIKAPLMDYVLTGDKKYFDSARESIYQVMKYHGTANGMFTGDEHLSGLSPSQGTELCAVVEYMFSLENIICITGDGSYGDILEGLAFNALPATLSPDLRSHQYVQQANQVICNVAERKWYNNEEDSNIFGLEPNFGCCTANMHQGWPKFCQNLWLKDVDGGLVCISYAPCEVSYKTESGEMIILSVDTNYPFEENVTIKISADSPQKLDIRFRIPEWCSMPEARINGEELSIEAKSFFCVDRIWNDRDIIEIKLPMKISIKKYYRNSISVERGPLIYSLGLGEQWNVIERRKWLSDYEVLPTTDWNYGLDIDFKDVEGSFEVVKYDMEYQPFELTNAPVKLICKAKKIPEWTLEYNSAGEPPFSPVFSSEAEENIELVPYGSARLRITQFPYIAR; this is encoded by the coding sequence ATGAATGAAAATCTGAATATTAACAGACCTCCATTGTCTAAGAATAAATTTGCGAAACTACCACTTACATCCGTCAAGCCAAAAGGCTGGCTGCTCCATCAGCTTGAGCTTCAAGCAGACGGATTCACAGGACATATTGAAGAAGAGTGGGAGGATGTAGGGAAAAACAACGGCTGGCTGGGTGGCTCGGCAGAGAGCTGGGAGAGGGGACCTTATTATTGTGATGGATTAATTCCACTGGCTTATCTTACAGGAGATCCGAGTCTTATGGAAAAGAGCATGAAGTGGGTGGAATGGGCACTTCATAGTCAGAATGAGGATGGTTTCTTCGGACCCAAAGGGAATAGAGATTGGTGGCCGAGAATGATAATGATAAAGGCACTTATCCAATATTATGAAGTAACAGAAGATGAAAGAGTGATTACCTTTTTAAGGAAGTTTTTCAACTACCAGCTAAAAAATCTGGAGAATGACCCTTTGATGATGTGGGGAAAAATGAGAGGAGCCGAAAACCTATTGGAAATATACTGGCTCTATAACCTGACTGGTGACCGTTTTTTACTCGAGTGTGCTGGTAAGGTTCGAAGTCAGGCCTTTGAATGGAACAACTTTTTCAAAGAGTTTCCTTATAGGGAGTCTACCAGCAATTATCTGGATTTTCAGTATTTCATGAAATATGCATGGGATGATATATTGAATCCTACTGAATTGTCCAAGGCTGAAGCCGAAAAACTTTTTAAGACTTTTCATACAAGCCATGTTGTTAATGTTGCCATGGGTATAAAAGCTCCCTTAATGGACTATGTACTTACGGGAGATAAGAAGTATTTTGATAGTGCAAGAGAAAGTATTTATCAAGTAATGAAATATCATGGAACTGCTAATGGTATGTTTACCGGTGATGAGCATTTGAGCGGCCTTAGCCCATCTCAGGGCACAGAGTTGTGTGCGGTTGTTGAATATATGTTCAGTCTAGAGAACATTATCTGCATTACTGGTGACGGCTCTTATGGAGATATTCTTGAGGGGCTGGCCTTCAATGCACTGCCAGCTACGTTAAGTCCGGACCTTCGCAGTCACCAGTATGTCCAACAGGCCAATCAGGTGATATGCAATGTTGCTGAGCGGAAATGGTACAACAATGAGGAAGATTCAAATATTTTCGGACTGGAGCCTAACTTTGGCTGCTGCACCGCAAATATGCATCAGGGTTGGCCTAAATTCTGCCAAAATCTTTGGCTGAAGGATGTTGACGGGGGACTTGTATGCATTTCTTATGCACCCTGCGAGGTCTCTTATAAAACAGAATCCGGAGAGATGATTATCTTAAGCGTAGACACAAATTATCCATTTGAGGAAAATGTAACGATAAAGATATCTGCAGACAGTCCGCAAAAGCTTGATATCCGCTTCAGGATACCTGAGTGGTGCAGCATGCCGGAAGCAAGAATAAACGGAGAAGAACTCAGTATTGAAGCAAAGAGCTTTTTCTGCGTAGATAGGATTTGGAATGACAGAGATATTATAGAAATCAAGCTTCCAATGAAAATCAGCATTAAAAAGTACTACCGGAATTCCATCTCAGTAGAAAGAGGTCCGCTCATATACTCTCTTGGCCTGGGAGAACAGTGGAATGTGATTGAAAGGAGGAAATGGCTTTCAGACTATGAAGTACTTCCGACTACTGACTGGAATTATGGGCTTGATATTGACTTCAAGGACGTGGAAGGCTCTTTTGAGGTTGTAAAGTATGATATGGAATATCAGCCTTTTGAGCTGACCAATGCTCCTGTTAAGCTGATCTGTAAGGCAAAAAAGATACCAGAATGGACTCTAGAGTACAATTCTGCCGGAGAGCCTCCGTTTAGTCCGGTATTTTCATCAGAAGCTGAAGAAAACATTGAGCTTGTACCTTATGGAAGTGCACGGCTCAGAATTACGCAGTTTCCATATATTGCAAGATAA
- a CDS encoding electron transfer flavoprotein subunit alpha, with translation MSVKILSDKCLGCKLCMKSCPFNAIEIKDGKAVLNDNCTGCGACETSCKFKAIEVEKVEKPVKDLSAYKGVWVFAEQRNGKLMGTAFELLGEGRKLADKLGVELSALLLGSNVAGLTDELIHHGADRVILADHPELKLYTTDGYTKVITELVNSKKPEIILIGATNIGRDLGPRIAARLDTGLTADCTKLEIDDEQKILLQTRPAFGGNIMATIITPKHRPQMSTVRPGVMKKMVPDSNRKGIVEKVEVKLEKKDIRTIVKEVVKSAKQAVNLIDADIIVSGGRGLGGPDGFKLVEELAKELGGVVGSSRAAVDSGWISQDHQVGQTGKTVRPKIYVACGISGAIQHLAGMQGSDCIIAVNKNPDAPIFDVADYGIVGDLHKVIPMMVEEVKKVKEA, from the coding sequence ATGAGTGTTAAGATATTATCGGATAAATGTTTAGGCTGCAAGCTTTGTATGAAGTCCTGTCCCTTCAATGCTATTGAGATAAAGGACGGCAAGGCTGTTTTAAATGATAATTGTACAGGCTGCGGAGCCTGTGAAACCTCTTGCAAATTTAAGGCTATAGAAGTTGAAAAAGTAGAGAAGCCGGTAAAGGATTTGTCTGCATACAAGGGGGTCTGGGTATTTGCTGAGCAAAGGAACGGCAAACTGATGGGCACAGCCTTTGAACTCTTAGGTGAAGGAAGAAAGCTTGCTGACAAATTGGGAGTCGAATTATCGGCACTTCTTCTTGGAAGCAATGTAGCCGGCCTGACGGACGAGCTGATTCACCACGGAGCAGACAGGGTAATACTTGCAGATCATCCTGAGCTTAAGCTTTACACTACCGATGGCTATACAAAGGTTATAACTGAACTTGTAAACAGCAAGAAGCCTGAGATAATACTGATAGGAGCAACCAACATAGGAAGAGACTTAGGCCCAAGGATTGCTGCCAGGCTTGACACAGGGCTTACAGCTGACTGCACAAAGCTTGAGATTGATGATGAGCAGAAGATCCTGCTTCAGACAAGACCTGCCTTTGGCGGAAACATAATGGCGACAATCATAACGCCTAAGCACAGACCTCAGATGTCCACCGTAAGACCCGGAGTTATGAAGAAGATGGTACCTGACAGCAATAGGAAGGGCATAGTGGAGAAGGTTGAAGTAAAGCTTGAAAAGAAGGATATAAGAACAATAGTAAAAGAAGTGGTCAAATCTGCAAAGCAGGCAGTTAATCTTATAGATGCCGATATTATAGTATCAGGGGGAAGAGGACTTGGCGGACCTGACGGTTTCAAGCTCGTGGAAGAGCTTGCAAAGGAGCTGGGCGGGGTAGTTGGCTCATCCCGTGCTGCAGTTGACAGCGGTTGGATATCCCAAGACCACCAGGTAGGACAGACTGGAAAGACTGTAAGGCCAAAAATATATGTTGCCTGTGGAATATCGGGAGCTATACAGCACCTGGCAGGAATGCAGGGCAGTGATTGTATAATAGCAGTAAACAAGAATCCGGATGCTCCGATATTTGATGTGGCTGATTATGGCATAGTAGGTGACCTTCATAAGGTAATACCGATGATGGTTGAAGAAGTAAAGAAGGTAAAAGAAGCTTAA
- a CDS encoding electron transfer flavoprotein subunit beta/FixA family protein yields MKIIVCIKQVPDTNEVKLDPKTGTLIRDGVPSIINHDDMNALEGALELKDRYKDVEITLLTMGPPQADVALREALAMGADRAILVSDRAFAGADTWATSNTLTAAIKKIGSFDMIFCGRQAIDGDTAQVGPQVAEKLDLPQVTYVQKIEVTGDKVTVQRALEDGYEVIEVKMPCVLTTIKELNTPRYASVKGIFEAYREKTVENWTAKDIEIDPEIIGLNGSPTNVRKTFTPEPKGKGTMLPGCDKDTVCDLFGRLKEKYII; encoded by the coding sequence ATGAAAATAATTGTTTGCATAAAGCAGGTTCCGGATACAAATGAAGTTAAGCTGGATCCTAAAACTGGAACGCTTATAAGGGATGGAGTTCCAAGCATAATAAACCACGATGACATGAATGCATTGGAAGGGGCTCTTGAGCTTAAAGACAGATATAAGGATGTAGAGATAACGCTGCTTACAATGGGCCCACCTCAGGCAGATGTGGCGCTTAGGGAAGCTCTTGCGATGGGGGCGGACAGGGCGATACTCGTATCAGACAGGGCATTTGCAGGCGCTGACACATGGGCTACCTCAAATACTCTTACAGCTGCAATAAAGAAGATAGGCAGCTTTGATATGATATTCTGCGGGAGACAGGCAATAGACGGAGATACAGCTCAGGTTGGACCGCAGGTAGCGGAAAAGCTTGACCTGCCTCAGGTCACATACGTTCAGAAAATTGAAGTAACCGGGGATAAAGTAACTGTGCAGAGAGCACTGGAAGACGGCTATGAGGTAATTGAGGTCAAAATGCCCTGCGTGCTTACCACAATAAAAGAGCTTAACACACCAAGGTATGCAAGCGTCAAAGGTATATTTGAAGCGTACAGGGAAAAGACAGTTGAAAATTGGACTGCAAAAGATATTGAGATAGACCCTGAGATTATAGGTCTGAATGGTTCCCCTACAAATGTCAGGAAGACTTTTACACCTGAGCCTAAGGGTAAGGGGACAATGCTGCCTGGTTGTGATAAGGATACAGTATGTGACCTTTTCGGCAGACTCAAAGAAAAATATATAATATAA